A stretch of Spirochaetota bacterium DNA encodes these proteins:
- the thyX gene encoding FAD-dependent thymidylate synthase, which produces MEVRLLRHTPDPETAVATAARLCYSPASIADLETKIAKSDVDAFITKLADMNHYTPFEHASFTFGIDGVSRVTTHELVRHRLASYSQQSQRYIAEGASFTYTTPPAIQKDKALASRYETFMNEAASLYRHFIDSGVEQEDARYVLPNAKEAKIIVTMNARELMHFFNLRMCTRAQWEIRAMAKRMCELAKGAAPALFKNAGASCDTQGFCPEGQYSCGRFPTLKETIKGKEQ; this is translated from the coding sequence ATGGAAGTACGACTCCTCCGACATACGCCCGACCCTGAAACCGCGGTAGCGACCGCCGCGCGGCTATGTTATTCCCCGGCGAGCATCGCCGATCTTGAGACGAAGATAGCGAAAAGCGATGTCGATGCGTTCATTACGAAGCTTGCCGACATGAACCATTATACGCCCTTTGAGCATGCGAGCTTCACGTTCGGCATCGACGGTGTTTCGCGCGTGACCACGCATGAGCTTGTGCGCCATCGCCTGGCGAGCTATTCGCAGCAAAGCCAGCGCTACATCGCCGAGGGGGCTTCATTTACGTACACTACGCCGCCGGCCATACAGAAGGACAAGGCGCTTGCATCGCGCTACGAGACGTTCATGAACGAGGCGGCATCGCTTTATCGCCACTTCATCGACAGCGGGGTGGAGCAGGAAGATGCGCGGTATGTGCTCCCCAACGCGAAAGAGGCGAAGATAATAGTGACGATGAACGCGCGCGAGCTTATGCATTTCTTCAATCTGCGCATGTGCACCCGTGCGCAATGGGAGATACGCGCCATGGCGAAACGCATGTGCGAGCTTGCGAAGGGTGCGGCGCCGGCGCTGTTCAAGAACGCGGGCGCATCGTGCGATACGCAGGGGTTCTGTCCGGAAGGGCAGTATTCCTGCGGCAGATTTCCGACACTGAAAGAGACAATAAAAGGCAAGGAACAATGA